A stretch of Paenibacillus mucilaginosus 3016 DNA encodes these proteins:
- a CDS encoding ABC transporter substrate-binding protein, whose product MKKNLMIACALVTAAALFLTACQGNGGDAPAANGEASKTREQAADLTVAFPIFGAVPKDLKAVQDAINQIAREKINATVTLTPISFGNWDQQANLMLSSNEELDLMYVGSNNYSNYVAKGQLIALDKLVEQYGQGIKEALDPAYLKAPQIAGSIYGIPTVRDFAVYSGIAMRKDLADKNGIDVNQIRTLDDVEVALKTIKENEPNITPLIPGNVGVSILDRYRTYDNLGDSIGVLPKFDNDLKIVNLYETEEYTQLVKKVRSWYTSGLILKDAATNKTTVPDLMKSNRSFAYMSNMKPGFVEQESQNNGMTMVTSTLIQPVSTTSNVTGVMWGIPINSKMPEKAMEFLNLMYADADIVNLLNWGIEGQHYVIKADNVIDFPDGVDAQKSGYNLNLGWLFGNQFLSYVFAGNDPEIWGKMDQFNKSAVKSKALGFTFDASSVKAEYAAVTNVITEYKLPLETGSVDPDKILPEFISKLKSAGIDKIIAEKQKQLNEWAKNNQ is encoded by the coding sequence ATGAAGAAGAATCTTATGATTGCATGCGCACTCGTGACCGCGGCGGCACTTTTCTTAACCGCGTGCCAAGGTAACGGCGGTGATGCCCCTGCGGCAAACGGCGAAGCCTCGAAAACGCGGGAGCAAGCTGCCGATTTGACCGTAGCTTTTCCGATCTTCGGAGCCGTGCCGAAGGATTTGAAGGCGGTTCAGGATGCAATTAATCAGATCGCGAGGGAGAAAATCAATGCTACCGTTACATTGACGCCAATCAGCTTCGGAAACTGGGACCAACAAGCGAACCTGATGCTAAGCAGCAATGAAGAGCTCGACTTGATGTATGTCGGCAGTAACAACTACAGCAATTATGTCGCCAAAGGACAACTTATTGCGCTCGACAAACTGGTGGAGCAGTATGGGCAAGGGATCAAGGAAGCGCTTGACCCTGCTTATCTGAAAGCGCCGCAAATCGCAGGATCCATTTACGGGATTCCGACGGTACGCGACTTTGCCGTTTACAGCGGGATCGCGATGCGGAAGGATCTTGCCGATAAGAACGGGATCGACGTCAACCAAATTCGTACGCTTGACGATGTAGAGGTTGCCTTGAAAACGATCAAGGAGAATGAGCCGAATATAACGCCTTTGATTCCTGGCAATGTCGGCGTATCCATTCTGGATCGGTATCGTACGTATGATAATCTTGGCGATTCGATCGGCGTTCTGCCGAAATTCGATAACGATTTAAAAATCGTAAACCTCTACGAGACAGAGGAGTATACCCAACTCGTTAAGAAGGTAAGAAGCTGGTACACCTCAGGCTTGATCCTGAAAGATGCCGCGACGAACAAGACGACTGTGCCAGATTTGATGAAGTCCAATCGCAGCTTCGCTTATATGTCCAATATGAAGCCTGGGTTCGTGGAGCAAGAGTCCCAAAATAATGGGATGACGATGGTAACGTCGACCTTGATTCAGCCGGTATCGACGACTTCCAACGTCACGGGCGTCATGTGGGGGATTCCAATTAACTCCAAAATGCCGGAGAAAGCGATGGAGTTCCTGAACCTGATGTACGCTGACGCCGATATTGTCAATTTGTTAAATTGGGGCATCGAGGGACAGCATTACGTCATCAAAGCGGACAACGTTATTGATTTCCCCGACGGCGTCGATGCGCAAAAGTCGGGCTACAATCTGAATTTGGGATGGTTGTTCGGCAATCAATTTTTGTCCTATGTGTTTGCAGGCAACGACCCGGAAATTTGGGGAAAGATGGACCAATTTAACAAGTCGGCTGTTAAATCCAAGGCGCTCGGCTTCACGTTCGACGCCAGCTCGGTGAAGGCAGAGTATGCCGCGGTCACGAACGTGATTACGGAATATAAGCTACCGCTCGAGACGGGAAGCGTAGACCCGGACAAGATCCTGCCGGAATTCATTTCGAAGTTGAAGTCTGCCGGTATCGACAAGATCATCGCGGAGAAACAAAAGCAGCTCAACGAGTGGGCAAAAAACAATCAATAA
- a CDS encoding glycoside hydrolase family 2 protein has translation MIREIPYNENWMFTKNNEPAYAHERMKEGQFVSLPHTWNAEDGCSSDYYRGSCWYQNLLTVSPEDLTKQIYLEIGAAGNVGKIYVNGCLAEESRCGYAMFRANLTPYLKAGGNLISIMVDNTYDNEVLPLLADFTFYGGLYREVKLLMMEDLHFDVMDNGRDGVYFTQKKIGDRVFEWAVQGQVINELSPTTGNVRLLLRDHDGNVVSDSTSELEFEGVTPFELRGEIVDPILWHGVERPYLYTATITISAAGRIRDSRQIEIGFRTIEITTEQGLLLNGSPLKLNGVCRHQDFAGVGNAVTKSHMEQDIALIREVGANSIRLAHYQHDDYFYSLCDRHGLLVWAEIPFISVPSSKDPENQNAVEQLEKLVKQAFNHTSIYCWGVQNEITIAVETEYTHKTINKLVDLVNEWDPGRYTAQANINGVEDNSIINSYTDVVGYNLYYGWYYGDVQDLQKRFDSFHAANPDIPLILSEYGVDTNPKFHSYVPKVKDYTEEYQLMFHHNAIKAIHERPFVIGGYVWNMFDFGSANRKEGGETGRNLKGLVTFDRLTKKDAFYLYKAYWSKEPFVHLAGRRFVNRHQAQNDIMVLTNLQDVRVYVNNAFIARIQSDEAVKIVKNVLLSEGDNLVRVEGVDGRGSVCMDEMVLHRVYEPDESYIHVVEDQSKNVVNWFEKFDLSETEAVPLKDGYYSTFDTIEDLYSNEAAKAVFLKYFGHVTGNPFFEVTMNVMSIEKMAQLEFYKIVPELLIAMNKELNVIQKVEAETSDVQQ, from the coding sequence ATGATTCGAGAGATTCCTTACAATGAAAATTGGATGTTTACTAAAAATAACGAACCAGCTTATGCGCACGAGCGCATGAAAGAAGGACAGTTTGTCTCATTGCCGCACACGTGGAATGCAGAGGATGGGTGCAGCTCGGATTATTATCGTGGGTCGTGCTGGTACCAGAACCTATTGACGGTTTCCCCGGAGGATTTGACGAAACAAATTTACCTGGAGATCGGAGCTGCCGGGAATGTCGGGAAGATCTATGTCAACGGATGCCTGGCGGAGGAAAGCCGATGCGGCTATGCCATGTTCCGAGCGAACCTTACCCCCTATTTGAAAGCAGGGGGAAATTTGATCTCCATTATGGTCGATAATACCTATGATAACGAAGTGCTCCCCCTCTTGGCTGATTTTACGTTTTATGGAGGTTTGTACAGAGAAGTTAAACTACTTATGATGGAAGATCTGCACTTCGATGTAATGGATAACGGAAGGGACGGGGTGTACTTCACGCAAAAGAAAATCGGGGACCGGGTGTTCGAATGGGCAGTTCAAGGGCAAGTGATCAATGAACTCTCTCCCACGACGGGAAACGTTCGACTTTTGCTCAGGGATCATGACGGGAATGTCGTATCGGATTCAACGTCGGAACTCGAATTTGAGGGTGTAACGCCGTTCGAGCTGCGAGGCGAAATCGTCGACCCGATTCTTTGGCATGGAGTCGAGCGACCCTATCTTTACACGGCAACGATTACCATCTCCGCGGCAGGGCGAATTCGGGATTCACGGCAAATCGAAATCGGCTTTCGAACGATCGAAATTACGACCGAACAAGGTTTGCTTTTAAACGGGTCGCCCCTGAAGTTAAACGGCGTTTGCCGACACCAAGATTTCGCAGGCGTGGGCAATGCCGTCACTAAATCGCATATGGAGCAGGATATAGCCTTGATTCGTGAGGTGGGGGCGAACAGCATTCGTCTGGCTCACTATCAGCATGACGACTACTTTTATAGCTTATGCGACCGACACGGATTGTTGGTGTGGGCCGAAATTCCGTTCATCAGTGTTCCATCCAGCAAAGATCCGGAAAATCAAAATGCGGTAGAGCAGTTGGAAAAACTCGTCAAACAGGCCTTTAATCACACCTCGATTTATTGTTGGGGCGTGCAAAATGAAATCACCATAGCAGTGGAGACGGAGTACACCCATAAAACAATTAATAAATTAGTCGACTTGGTCAATGAGTGGGACCCCGGTCGCTATACCGCCCAGGCCAATATCAACGGAGTAGAGGACAACAGCATCATTAACAGTTACACAGATGTGGTCGGCTACAATTTATACTACGGTTGGTATTACGGTGATGTACAGGATTTGCAAAAACGATTTGATTCGTTCCATGCTGCGAACCCTGATATCCCGTTGATCTTATCCGAGTACGGCGTGGATACGAACCCCAAATTTCACTCGTATGTGCCCAAGGTGAAAGATTATACCGAAGAATATCAGCTAATGTTTCATCATAACGCCATCAAAGCGATTCACGAGCGTCCTTTCGTGATTGGCGGTTATGTGTGGAATATGTTCGATTTCGGCAGCGCGAATCGGAAGGAAGGCGGCGAGACGGGCAGAAACTTGAAGGGCCTTGTAACATTCGACCGATTGACTAAAAAGGACGCATTTTATCTTTATAAGGCCTACTGGTCCAAGGAACCATTCGTGCATCTTGCAGGGCGGCGATTTGTGAATCGGCACCAGGCACAGAATGATATCATGGTATTGACCAACCTTCAGGATGTCCGGGTATATGTAAATAACGCATTCATTGCTAGAATCCAAAGCGACGAAGCGGTGAAAATTGTTAAGAATGTCTTGCTGTCCGAGGGGGATAACCTTGTACGGGTCGAGGGTGTCGACGGCCGAGGCTCCGTGTGCATGGACGAAATGGTGTTGCACCGCGTATACGAGCCTGACGAAAGCTATATCCACGTCGTCGAAGATCAATCCAAGAATGTCGTGAATTGGTTCGAAAAATTTGATTTGTCGGAGACCGAGGCCGTGCCATTAAAAGACGGTTACTATTCGACGTTCGATACGATTGAGGATCTTTATAGCAATGAAGCGGCGAAAGCCGTATTTCTAAAGTATTTCGGGCATGTCACCGGAAATCCATTTTTCGAAGTGACGATGAACGTAATGTCGATCGAGAAAATGGCCCAACTCGAATTTTATAAGATCGTTCCGGAATTATTGATTGCAATGAATAAAGAACTGAATGTGATTCAAAAAGTTGAAGCCGAAACCTCCGACGTACAGCAATAA
- a CDS encoding ABC transporter permease: MKRIWKYSPLYLMMIPGIAYLLINNYLPMFGLVIAFKDINFAKGIWGSDWVGLQNFKFLFQTSDAYVITRNTILYNLAFIVINLIVGVGLAILLNEIKSKFASRLYQTVIILPFLISMVLVSYLVYSLLSMESGFMNKTILPLLGVDPVSWYNEPKYWPIILTAVEVWKGAGYACIIYLAAIIGIDPEYYEAATLDGASKWQQIRKITIPLIMPVIIMLTLLAIGRIFYSDFGLFYQVPMNSGALFSTTNVIDTYVFRGLLQLGNIGMSAAAGFYQSLVGFVLVLASNYIVRKFNKENALF; encoded by the coding sequence ATGAAAAGAATTTGGAAATACAGCCCGCTCTACTTAATGATGATCCCGGGAATCGCTTACTTGCTCATCAATAACTATTTACCGATGTTCGGTCTCGTCATCGCCTTTAAGGACATTAACTTTGCAAAAGGCATTTGGGGAAGTGATTGGGTCGGGCTTCAGAATTTTAAGTTTCTCTTCCAAACATCCGACGCTTATGTCATCACCCGCAACACCATTCTATATAACCTGGCTTTCATCGTGATTAATCTGATCGTTGGAGTAGGCCTTGCGATTTTGCTCAATGAAATCAAAAGCAAGTTCGCGTCTCGACTGTACCAAACCGTTATCATTTTGCCCTTCTTGATTTCCATGGTGTTGGTAAGTTATCTCGTCTACTCCTTGCTGAGCATGGAGAGCGGATTCATGAACAAAACGATATTGCCGCTGCTCGGCGTCGATCCGGTCTCTTGGTATAACGAACCGAAGTATTGGCCGATCATACTTACCGCTGTTGAAGTATGGAAAGGGGCCGGGTACGCTTGCATCATCTATTTGGCGGCCATTATCGGGATCGATCCCGAATATTATGAAGCGGCGACGCTGGATGGTGCCTCGAAATGGCAGCAAATTCGAAAAATTACGATTCCGTTAATTATGCCGGTTATCATTATGCTGACGCTGCTGGCGATCGGACGTATTTTCTACTCGGACTTCGGGTTGTTCTATCAAGTGCCCATGAACTCGGGTGCATTGTTCAGCACAACGAACGTGATCGACACGTACGTGTTCCGAGGCCTTTTGCAACTCGGAAACATCGGGATGTCAGCGGCTGCAGGCTTCTACCAATCGCTCGTCGGATTCGTACTCGTCCTTGCATCCAATTATATCGTACGCAAATTTAACAAAGAGAACGCATTGTTCTGA
- a CDS encoding carbohydrate ABC transporter permease, with product MNKETVAWRLAAHTVLILFSLTCFVPFVLLTMSSITDEQSILQHGYSFFPKDFSFEAYEYLWQQSSLIFNAYGITVLITVVGTAASLLITSLLAYPLSRRDLPGGTFFAFLVFFTLLFNGGLVPTYLVYTQVFEIKNTLWALIIPALLMKGFNVLLMRTFFMTTIPVPVLESASIDGASEFKLYYKIVLPLSLPIMATVGLFQALAYWNDWNNGLIYVTNPKLFSLQNVLNRLMSDIQFLASNSDFASNASESIAQLPSETFRMAIAVIAVVPILIAYPFFQKYFVKGMTIGAVKG from the coding sequence GTGAATAAAGAAACGGTGGCATGGCGGTTGGCGGCCCATACTGTGTTGATTTTGTTTTCCCTCACTTGTTTCGTTCCGTTCGTGCTATTGACGATGTCTTCCATTACAGACGAACAGTCCATTTTGCAGCACGGATATTCCTTCTTTCCGAAGGATTTCAGCTTTGAAGCCTACGAATATTTGTGGCAGCAATCTTCGTTGATCTTTAATGCTTACGGCATTACGGTGCTCATAACGGTCGTCGGGACAGCCGCAAGCTTGTTGATCACGTCGCTGCTCGCTTATCCGTTGTCTCGTCGGGATTTGCCGGGCGGTACCTTCTTCGCTTTCTTGGTTTTCTTCACGTTATTGTTTAACGGTGGACTCGTACCGACGTATCTGGTTTACACGCAGGTGTTCGAAATCAAAAATACGCTGTGGGCATTAATTATCCCGGCGCTTTTAATGAAAGGCTTTAATGTTCTTCTCATGCGGACATTTTTTATGACGACTATTCCAGTTCCGGTGTTGGAATCGGCGAGCATTGACGGGGCGAGCGAGTTTAAGCTGTATTATAAGATCGTATTGCCGCTGTCGCTGCCCATTATGGCTACGGTTGGCCTGTTCCAAGCGCTGGCATACTGGAACGATTGGAACAACGGGTTGATTTACGTGACGAACCCGAAATTGTTCAGTTTGCAAAACGTGCTGAATCGGTTGATGAGCGATATTCAGTTCTTGGCGAGTAATAGCGATTTCGCCTCGAATGCCAGCGAGAGTATCGCTCAGCTCCCGAGCGAAACGTTCCGAATGGCCATTGCGGTCATCGCCGTCGTTCCGATTCTTATTGCATATCCGTTCTTCCAAAAGTACTTCGTCAAGGGCATGACCATTGGCGCTGTCAAAGGTTAA
- a CDS encoding helix-turn-helix transcriptional regulator — translation MRSRFKEKLDTGFAAEFRITELAEQTGFSAVYLRRTFAARYGCSPKEYLDQLRNEHAVRRLRFTDDSITDIARACGYSDVYQFSKAFKKRNGFSPTEYRRMHGG, via the coding sequence ATGCGAAGCAGGTTCAAAGAGAAGCTGGACACGGGATTTGCGGCGGAATTTCGCATCACCGAATTGGCGGAGCAGACCGGTTTCTCCGCCGTCTATTTGCGCAGAACCTTTGCGGCCCGGTACGGGTGCAGCCCCAAAGAGTACCTGGATCAGCTTCGCAATGAGCATGCCGTCCGCCGGCTGCGGTTCACGGACGATTCCATCACAGATATAGCGAGAGCCTGCGGTTACTCTGACGTCTACCAGTTCAGCAAGGCCTTTAAGAAGCGTAACGGCTTCTCTCCGACCGAATACCGCAGAATGCACGGGGGCTGA
- a CDS encoding AraC family transcriptional regulator, whose amino-acid sequence MQTSSLTFTRLLENLKVSVSYAQLRGNMEWIRVDETPGFNRLYYIADGEGMVILNGTSYEPKPGQLLIMPAGTRQTTNTSSENPYLRYICHFDAWIGEWPLFHASNRLYMKQAANPEMTISVFSELIEQFHHGGPFATMRTQAALLILLASCLEEEGEGAADFIKDFMQGTERDKLAAVLSYIDEHLGEELLIDRLAELVHLHPNYFIPYFKKHMGMTPMHYVQQKRLEEAKRLLSFSDCSVSEVADRIGLGLTHFSRHFKKVTGITPSAYRNHTR is encoded by the coding sequence ATGCAAACTTCTTCTTTAACCTTTACCCGTCTGCTCGAAAACTTGAAGGTGAGTGTGTCTTATGCCCAGCTTCGCGGGAATATGGAGTGGATTCGAGTGGATGAAACTCCCGGTTTTAACCGGTTATATTACATTGCAGACGGGGAAGGAATGGTCATCCTTAATGGAACCAGCTACGAACCGAAGCCCGGTCAGCTGTTGATTATGCCTGCGGGCACCCGGCAAACAACGAATACATCCTCCGAGAATCCTTACCTGCGGTACATCTGCCATTTTGACGCCTGGATTGGAGAATGGCCTCTGTTCCATGCCTCCAACCGACTTTATATGAAGCAGGCAGCCAATCCGGAAATGACCATCTCGGTATTCTCCGAACTCATTGAGCAATTTCATCATGGCGGGCCCTTTGCAACCATGCGGACTCAGGCCGCTCTGCTGATTCTGCTGGCATCTTGCCTTGAGGAAGAAGGAGAAGGAGCAGCCGATTTTATAAAAGACTTTATGCAGGGAACAGAACGGGATAAGCTGGCAGCGGTCCTCTCTTATATTGATGAACATTTAGGCGAAGAGCTGCTGATTGATCGATTGGCCGAGCTTGTCCACCTGCACCCCAACTACTTCATTCCCTATTTCAAGAAGCATATGGGAATGACCCCCATGCATTATGTACAGCAAAAAAGATTGGAGGAGGCCAAACGACTCTTATCCTTCTCCGACTGCAGTGTCTCCGAGGTTGCTGACCGGATCGGACTGGGTCTCACCCACTTCTCGAGACATTTTAAAAAAGTTACGGGGATTACCCCTTCCGCCTATAGGAACCACACGAGATAG
- a CDS encoding phytanoyl-CoA dioxygenase family protein, whose product MKSSNLSLLEVDASIQESITEEQAQFFLDNGFLVIRNVIVGEELELLQKQTMKLVEQGIAGTDDEDYLYRVRKSGERAYWRTEYVLDKLEGTKALLGHPFILRSVEKLQGPNLIPTWDSLVVKIPGQAASVPWHRDATVPEGCSNPRPIFNVDFYMDAADEKSCLWVIPGSHRWENSRAEERCSSRADFDFSEAVPVPMNPGDVIFHNIQLLHGSPEGDGNSLRRTIYYEFRAGEIEAEFGPHTLEYLTLKQHVLFDAINRRSNTSYTASEKPYEYRPAGAFRIAEPRKPETYRYAHHQYWRS is encoded by the coding sequence ATGAAATCATCCAACTTGTCATTATTGGAAGTCGACGCTTCAATTCAAGAAAGCATCACGGAAGAGCAGGCGCAATTTTTTCTGGACAACGGTTTCCTGGTGATCCGCAACGTTATCGTGGGGGAGGAATTGGAGCTGCTGCAAAAGCAAACCATGAAGCTCGTTGAACAGGGGATAGCAGGCACCGACGATGAGGATTATTTATACAGAGTAAGAAAGTCCGGCGAACGCGCTTATTGGCGGACTGAATATGTACTCGATAAGCTGGAGGGCACCAAGGCGCTGCTCGGCCATCCGTTCATCCTCCGGTCTGTAGAGAAGCTGCAGGGACCGAATCTGATTCCCACTTGGGACTCTCTGGTAGTGAAGATCCCCGGCCAGGCGGCTAGCGTGCCATGGCACCGAGACGCTACTGTCCCGGAGGGCTGCAGTAACCCTAGACCCATCTTCAACGTGGATTTTTACATGGATGCAGCCGACGAGAAATCATGCCTATGGGTTATTCCAGGCAGCCATCGGTGGGAGAACAGCAGAGCCGAAGAACGCTGCAGCAGCCGGGCGGATTTTGATTTCTCGGAAGCTGTCCCGGTTCCGATGAATCCGGGCGATGTCATCTTCCACAATATTCAACTGCTGCATGGTTCACCCGAAGGGGATGGGAATTCGCTGCGCCGTACGATCTATTACGAGTTCCGTGCCGGTGAGATTGAAGCCGAATTCGGTCCGCACACCCTGGAGTATCTGACGCTGAAGCAGCATGTGCTGTTTGATGCCATCAATCGTCGCAGCAACACGTCATACACTGCTTCCGAGAAGCCTTACGAATACCGCCCTGCCGGTGCATTCAGGATTGCTGAGCCGCGGAAGCCGGAGACTTACCGTTATGCTCATCACCAATACTGGCGTTCATAA
- a CDS encoding helix-turn-helix domain-containing protein encodes MTLDYLPPAETIGRLPNYHFPPYITLAHMFHAPKGWAIHNREMSQFVLQYVVDGFARYPIGDQPYETRSGDLLFHRPHELHSILTTDDQPYVCISIVFHFGEVDFPFEELFRHRHLLGNFSGHPVETMLSQLVSHYRQPGLLHQMQCQSLLMAILSQASVSSSSNSPEMKKYPQAIPKLVLIKNYLSDHLHREVQIRELEEISGLSKNYILTLFRRHVGMSPMQYLSWLRVNKAKELAIQSKLSIGEIACLVGYSDVHTFGRMFKKKTGQSLSQFCANLIYS; translated from the coding sequence GTGACTTTGGACTACTTGCCTCCGGCAGAAACGATCGGCAGGCTCCCCAATTATCATTTCCCGCCGTACATTACGCTGGCCCATATGTTTCATGCGCCCAAGGGCTGGGCGATTCACAATAGGGAAATGTCGCAGTTCGTGCTGCAGTATGTCGTCGACGGATTCGCCCGTTATCCGATTGGTGATCAGCCCTACGAAACAAGGAGCGGGGATTTGCTGTTTCACCGTCCCCACGAGCTGCACTCGATCCTGACCACGGATGATCAGCCTTATGTGTGCATCTCAATTGTCTTTCATTTTGGCGAGGTGGATTTCCCTTTTGAAGAACTCTTCCGTCACAGGCATCTGCTTGGGAACTTCTCCGGACATCCTGTAGAGACGATGCTGTCTCAGCTGGTGAGTCACTATCGACAGCCCGGACTGCTGCACCAGATGCAGTGTCAAAGTCTGCTTATGGCGATTTTATCTCAGGCTTCAGTGTCGAGTAGTTCCAATTCCCCTGAGATGAAGAAGTATCCACAGGCTATTCCCAAGCTGGTTCTCATCAAAAATTATTTGTCGGATCATCTTCACCGGGAGGTTCAAATCAGGGAGCTTGAAGAGATTTCTGGTCTGAGCAAAAACTATATACTTACCCTCTTCCGAAGGCATGTCGGCATGTCTCCCATGCAGTATCTGTCATGGCTGCGAGTCAATAAAGCCAAGGAGCTTGCCATCCAGAGCAAGCTATCCATCGGGGAAATTGCCTGCCTTGTTGGTTATTCGGATGTTCACACCTTTGGCCGGATGTTCAAAAAGAAAACCGGTCAAAGTCTTTCCCAGTTCTGTGCCAATCTCATTTACTCCTAA
- a CDS encoding aldo/keto reductase yields the protein MRYSIFPKAEQKVSRVTYGSFGMAGVFGSYSKTDFIQSVLHALERGVNMIDTARGYGPAEQLIGQALKEWKGERPFIATKVQARGSVAGWGIPESVEHDFPPGAIKEDVEHSLRELGIDTIDLLQLHRYWPNWDYSDYWMEELERVKEEGKVRFVGVSIPDQRHDIALPLVRSGKIDSIQTVFNIFDPLPLDCLIPECQKHDVAVIARCVLDEGGLTGFLTQDTTFADGDYRKSFFGSVPREMYIERVDRLRSFIPQYAASLAELAIRFVLQHPAVTTAAISMHVPQYTEENIAAADRDPLPPAVFEELRKHHRWVRNFYDNKFW from the coding sequence TTGAGATACAGTATATTTCCTAAAGCAGAACAGAAGGTATCCCGGGTTACTTATGGTTCGTTTGGTATGGCCGGGGTCTTCGGCTCCTACAGTAAGACTGACTTCATACAATCCGTGCTTCATGCCCTCGAACGGGGAGTAAATATGATCGATACCGCCCGGGGTTATGGGCCGGCTGAACAGCTCATCGGACAGGCGCTCAAGGAATGGAAGGGGGAGAGACCTTTCATTGCGACGAAGGTGCAGGCGCGGGGGAGCGTAGCCGGATGGGGAATTCCCGAATCGGTAGAGCATGACTTTCCACCTGGAGCGATTAAGGAAGATGTGGAGCATTCTCTGCGCGAACTGGGCATAGACACGATTGATTTGCTCCAGCTGCACCGTTACTGGCCGAATTGGGATTACTCGGACTATTGGATGGAAGAGCTGGAGCGAGTCAAGGAGGAAGGAAAGGTGCGCTTCGTTGGCGTATCCATTCCGGATCAGCGGCATGACATCGCACTGCCGCTCGTCAGAAGCGGCAAGATCGACAGTATACAGACTGTATTCAATATCTTCGATCCGCTGCCGCTGGACTGTCTTATTCCGGAATGTCAGAAGCATGACGTGGCCGTCATTGCCAGATGCGTGCTGGATGAAGGAGGCTTGACGGGCTTTCTGACGCAGGATACGACTTTTGCCGACGGAGACTACCGAAAGTCGTTCTTTGGCAGTGTACCCAGAGAGATGTATATCGAGCGGGTGGATCGCCTGCGGTCCTTCATTCCCCAGTATGCGGCCAGCCTGGCCGAGCTGGCGATTCGCTTTGTGCTCCAGCACCCGGCAGTAACGACTGCAGCGATATCCATGCACGTGCCGCAGTATACAGAGGAGAATATAGCAGCAGCGGATCGGGATCCCCTTCCCCCCGCAGTCTTCGAAGAGCTTCGCAAGCACCACAGGTGGGTGAGAAACTTCTATGATAACAAGTTCTGGTAA